A portion of the Acidisarcina polymorpha genome contains these proteins:
- a CDS encoding DUF6908 domain-containing protein: MQTILRILKMAGGWHPGLYLKIDNVPYMELVIEAMDESGPMGLPALSVAHYGEQNGDLMRDPEMCFELGMAGGAHLDPWYWRNDYVAVEQWSRNIVRDHYVHLVQLHEQHKRFAETWDNNLRLQGFAEAFTDKCIRG; the protein is encoded by the coding sequence ATGCAGACCATCCTTCGAATCCTCAAGATGGCCGGAGGGTGGCACCCCGGCCTCTACCTCAAGATCGACAACGTTCCGTACATGGAGCTTGTCATCGAAGCGATGGACGAGTCCGGCCCGATGGGACTTCCCGCCCTCTCCGTTGCTCACTATGGCGAACAGAACGGCGACCTTATGCGCGATCCCGAGATGTGCTTCGAGCTAGGCATGGCGGGAGGAGCGCATCTCGATCCTTGGTACTGGCGTAACGATTACGTTGCCGTCGAGCAGTGGAGCCGCAACATCGTGCGCGACCACTACGTGCATCTCGTCCAGCTTCACGAGCAGCACAAACGCTTCGCCGAGACGTGGGATAACAACCTGCGTTTGCAGGGATTCGCAGAGGCTTTCACGGACAAGTGCATTCGTGGCTAG
- a CDS encoding winged helix-turn-helix transcriptional regulator produces MKAVANQHRAIHVSPDLPKSDVAGGTGANEFRYAHVGFEVLLQGKWRLHLLSAMRNGPVRLGQLRRQIPGASKKLLTQHLRKLEADGIVIRRDLSNVLLHVEYDFNPSVRESIDSVLNALTSWGDTYTRNFRPRRSPLRAT; encoded by the coding sequence ATGAAAGCTGTGGCAAATCAACATAGAGCAATTCACGTTTCGCCAGACCTCCCCAAGTCGGATGTTGCAGGAGGAACCGGTGCAAACGAATTCCGATACGCACACGTCGGGTTTGAGGTACTTTTGCAAGGCAAGTGGCGCCTGCATCTGCTCTCTGCGATGCGGAACGGACCTGTCCGCCTGGGACAGCTCAGACGACAGATTCCCGGCGCCTCCAAGAAGCTATTGACTCAGCACCTGCGCAAGTTAGAAGCAGATGGAATCGTGATTCGGCGAGACCTTAGCAACGTACTGTTACACGTCGAATATGATTTCAACCCGTCCGTTCGAGAAAGCATTGACTCCGTTCTCAACGCGCTGACATCGTGGGGCGATACCTACACAAGGAATTTTCGGCCCAGGCGCTCGCCTCTTCGCGCAACATAA
- a CDS encoding aldo/keto reductase, which translates to MGAVTVADSNDVFHIGGDMPVHRMGYGAMQLAGPRAAGPPRDPEVAKALLRRAVELGVTFIDTADVYGPGDNERLIRDALAPYPSSLVIGTKAGMVRNKDGSISIKGNESHIRAAIEGSLQNLGVDCIDLYQLHRVDPSTPLEETMLVLRALRDEGKLRHIGLSQVSVNQIERARAIVEIATVQNFFNLAHRQYDDVLTYCERNRIGFIPFCPLHIDGFALSETLCRIASRMSASTRQVALAWLYKRSQVTVVIPGTSSIEHLEENVAASKLELSVDDRFELDELGVRLR; encoded by the coding sequence ATGGGTGCTGTGACTGTGGCTGATTCAAATGATGTTTTTCACATTGGCGGTGATATGCCTGTCCATCGTATGGGCTACGGCGCGATGCAGCTTGCGGGACCGAGGGCTGCGGGACCGCCGCGCGATCCGGAAGTCGCGAAAGCCCTACTTCGTCGCGCGGTGGAACTTGGGGTGACATTCATCGACACTGCAGACGTCTATGGCCCAGGCGACAATGAACGTCTGATTCGCGACGCGCTTGCTCCGTATCCCTCTTCGCTTGTGATTGGGACGAAGGCTGGGATGGTTCGGAACAAAGACGGCAGCATCTCAATTAAAGGTAACGAATCCCATATTCGCGCCGCGATCGAGGGTAGTCTGCAAAATCTGGGGGTTGATTGCATCGATCTTTACCAACTCCATCGTGTTGATCCTTCGACGCCCTTAGAAGAGACCATGCTTGTATTACGTGCACTCAGAGACGAGGGCAAGTTGCGGCACATTGGATTGTCACAGGTCTCGGTGAACCAGATTGAGAGAGCGAGAGCCATCGTCGAAATCGCGACAGTTCAGAACTTCTTCAATCTGGCACACCGCCAGTACGACGATGTGTTGACCTACTGTGAGCGCAACCGCATTGGCTTCATCCCCTTTTGCCCGCTACATATCGACGGTTTCGCATTGTCTGAAACCTTGTGTCGTATCGCCTCCAGAATGTCTGCCTCAACGCGACAGGTTGCGCTAGCTTGGCTGTACAAGAGATCGCAAGTGACAGTGGTGATCCCGGGGACTTCCTCTATCGAACATCTGGAAGAGAACGTTGCAGCCAGCAAACTAGAACTTTCAGTGGACGACAGGTTCGAGCTTGATGAACTCGGTGTAAGGCTGAGATGA
- a CDS encoding SDR family oxidoreductase: MSNNILITGASGQLGRRVLDHLIDGNTVDPSRIIATTRKPEALTAYAERGITVRHVDFDDEPSLEKAFVGADKILIIATDLFDLVDNKRLRQHERAIRAAKALGASHLAYTSMIHPEPGSPIPFANDHYGTEEAIKASGLSYTIYQNNAYYENLVLALPTVIKSGFWFTSAGEGRTAYASRDDMAAAIARNLSSDLKRSETLQLTGSIAYTNAEVAELATRVLGKPIELVDLSDEALTEQLKAFGVPEPFAILAAAVDANARLGLADSLNDTIESLIQRPPLSLEDFLVANRAVFLQ; encoded by the coding sequence ATGAGCAACAACATTCTAATTACCGGCGCATCCGGTCAGCTTGGGCGTCGGGTACTTGATCACTTGATCGACGGGAACACTGTCGATCCGTCACGCATCATCGCAACCACGCGGAAGCCGGAGGCTCTTACAGCCTATGCGGAGCGCGGAATTACGGTAAGGCACGTCGACTTTGATGATGAGCCCTCTCTGGAGAAGGCATTTGTCGGTGCCGACAAGATTCTCATCATCGCAACCGATCTGTTCGACCTGGTAGACAACAAGCGCCTGCGACAACACGAGAGAGCAATCAGAGCAGCGAAAGCGTTGGGGGCTTCGCATCTTGCTTACACCTCCATGATTCATCCGGAGCCTGGCTCACCCATACCGTTCGCCAACGATCACTACGGAACGGAAGAGGCAATTAAGGCCAGCGGTCTCAGCTACACGATCTACCAAAACAATGCGTACTACGAGAATCTCGTCCTGGCCCTTCCGACCGTCATCAAGAGTGGCTTCTGGTTCACCTCTGCCGGTGAAGGACGCACGGCCTATGCCTCGCGCGACGACATGGCCGCTGCCATCGCTCGAAATCTATCGTCAGATTTGAAAAGGAGTGAAACGCTCCAATTAACCGGCAGTATCGCGTACACCAATGCCGAGGTAGCGGAGCTGGCAACGAGAGTACTCGGAAAGCCCATCGAATTGGTCGATCTATCGGACGAAGCTCTGACAGAACAATTGAAGGCCTTCGGAGTGCCCGAACCCTTCGCCATCCTTGCGGCGGCGGTGGATGCGAACGCTCGGCTGGGACTCGCGGACTCCCTCAACGACACCATTGAATCGTTGATCCAGCGGCCACCGCTATCGTTGGAAGACTTTCTAGTCGCTAACAGGGCAGTGTTCTTGCAATGA
- a CDS encoding winged helix-turn-helix transcriptional regulator, giving the protein MSQRMLTQTLNDLQRDGYVKRVVLPTKPPSVEYSLSQLGQSLFRQLQFVLNWARANHEEVAAARLAFDEKRGVGKKVSLQ; this is encoded by the coding sequence ATTTCTCAGCGCATGCTCACGCAAACTTTGAATGACTTGCAACGCGATGGTTACGTCAAACGAGTCGTATTGCCCACCAAACCGCCAAGCGTCGAATACAGCCTGAGCCAACTCGGACAATCACTCTTTCGGCAGTTGCAGTTTGTTTTGAATTGGGCGCGGGCAAACCATGAAGAAGTCGCAGCGGCGCGATTGGCGTTTGATGAGAAGCGTGGCGTTGGCAAAAAAGTCTCGCTTCAGTAG
- a CDS encoding LysR family transcriptional regulator: MISFERLRVLHAVSKHGSVVAAAAALHVTNSAVSQQIAKLEAELGEPLLTKSGRGVKLTDSAALLASHADQLFAMLERAEAEFDARRDAIVGQISVAAFATALRGLAPLALQYLEKNHPQLEVIVHEQEPASAISLLDRGDIDLVIATDWKNAPLPTVNGLSKATLMDDVADIAVPVRHRLAEQHEIRLKDLASDSWISWHNGSICHDWLVQALRSCGHEPTFSHRANEHASQLALVAAGLGVCVIPRLGRDPVPRQLRIVPVRPALVRHVYALWRQESTRRRAIAVTLEAFKVASSRVSL; encoded by the coding sequence ATGATCAGTTTCGAGCGGTTGCGAGTGCTCCACGCCGTTTCCAAGCACGGCTCGGTCGTTGCTGCGGCAGCAGCACTCCATGTGACGAACTCAGCGGTTTCACAGCAGATCGCCAAACTGGAAGCTGAACTCGGCGAACCGTTGCTCACGAAGAGTGGTCGCGGCGTGAAACTCACGGACTCAGCCGCCCTGCTGGCCTCTCACGCGGATCAACTCTTTGCGATGCTAGAGCGCGCCGAAGCAGAATTCGATGCGCGACGCGATGCCATCGTCGGTCAGATATCCGTCGCTGCATTCGCAACAGCGCTTCGCGGACTGGCTCCCTTAGCACTCCAGTATCTCGAAAAGAACCACCCGCAGTTAGAGGTCATTGTTCACGAACAGGAGCCTGCGTCAGCGATTTCGCTCCTTGACCGTGGAGATATCGACCTTGTCATTGCCACCGACTGGAAGAACGCTCCGCTTCCCACGGTCAACGGGCTTTCAAAGGCGACGCTCATGGACGACGTTGCGGACATCGCCGTGCCAGTGCGGCATAGACTTGCTGAACAACACGAGATCCGGCTCAAAGACTTGGCTTCAGATTCCTGGATTAGTTGGCATAACGGGTCCATATGCCACGACTGGCTCGTTCAAGCTCTCAGATCGTGCGGACACGAGCCGACCTTCAGTCACAGGGCAAACGAACACGCCTCCCAGCTCGCTCTCGTAGCTGCAGGTTTAGGTGTTTGCGTCATCCCGCGCCTTGGCCGAGACCCCGTACCTAGACAGCTCCGGATTGTTCCGGTGAGGCCGGCACTCGTTCGTCATGTCTATGCTCTGTGGAGGCAAGAAAGCACGCGCCGCCGCGCAATCGCTGTCACTTTGGAGGCATTCAAAGTAGCGTCAAGCAGAGTGTCTCTCTGA
- a CDS encoding alpha/beta fold hydrolase: MSNAGEVSHGMAQIRANPRLHYVSAGEGDRVIVLLHGFPQTWWEWHRVIPSLVKAGYRVIAPDYRGAGHSSRMPAGYDKRTLADDVRMLLQDELEIRQKVVMVGHDIGLMVAYAYAEQFRDSVSHLVVMDAPLPGTKVFDDIRLDPRVWHFAFHGARDIAEMLVVGRERQYLQAFFNARIYDPSALSQDDLDLYKSAYSAPGAMRAGFELYRAFDQDVQDNREALERNGKLGVPVLAVYGAISNTGARIEAMMLEVAEDVTPLRIPASAHWIAEENPAAFVEGLLQFLNQPQD, encoded by the coding sequence ATGTCAAATGCTGGCGAAGTGTCACATGGGATGGCCCAGATCAGGGCCAACCCTCGCCTCCACTATGTGAGTGCTGGTGAGGGAGATCGAGTCATTGTGCTGTTGCATGGCTTTCCGCAGACCTGGTGGGAATGGCATCGTGTGATTCCATCCCTTGTGAAGGCGGGATACAGAGTGATCGCCCCCGACTATCGTGGGGCAGGACACTCATCTCGCATGCCTGCTGGCTATGACAAACGCACCCTGGCTGACGATGTTCGCATGCTGCTTCAGGATGAGTTGGAGATTCGACAGAAGGTAGTCATGGTTGGCCATGACATTGGACTGATGGTCGCGTATGCGTATGCGGAGCAATTCCGGGACAGCGTGTCGCACCTGGTCGTCATGGACGCCCCATTGCCGGGAACGAAAGTATTCGACGACATCCGGCTGGATCCCCGGGTGTGGCACTTCGCTTTTCACGGAGCGCGAGACATCGCTGAAATGTTGGTCGTTGGGCGCGAGCGGCAGTATCTTCAGGCTTTCTTCAACGCTCGCATCTATGACCCGTCTGCCCTGAGTCAAGATGATCTTGATCTCTATAAGTCCGCTTACAGCGCACCTGGAGCGATGCGCGCGGGTTTTGAACTCTATCGGGCGTTTGATCAAGACGTGCAGGACAACCGCGAAGCATTGGAACGAAACGGAAAGCTTGGTGTCCCTGTCCTCGCAGTGTACGGAGCAATCAGCAACACCGGTGCTCGCATTGAGGCAATGATGCTGGAGGTCGCGGAGGACGTGACGCCACTTCGCATCCCGGCTTCAGCACACTGGATTGCGGAAGAAAATCCTGCAGCGTTCGTTGAAGGCCTTCTGCAATTCCTGAATCAGCCGCAAGACTGA